In Rutidosis leptorrhynchoides isolate AG116_Rl617_1_P2 chromosome 2, CSIRO_AGI_Rlap_v1, whole genome shotgun sequence, one genomic interval encodes:
- the LOC139891810 gene encoding uncharacterized protein isoform X1, with protein sequence MSSLEEPIGLDKLPSLSDIDFSRRFSSKRCSTSGDDNGLGYCWIDGMTCGSSNSYKESLKEYRREAFTWTNRTRDNAYIDVVWESKGRNLEVNGNRCQTRHIANLQHSSYCNDTSPRGITNKVLFRSMPDYVKIVEVGPRDGLQNEKNIVPTSVKIELISRLISCGLSVVEATSFVSPKWVPQLADARDVVEAVKNLEGARLPVLTPNIKGFEAAVAAGAKEIAVFASASESFSKNNINCTIEESLVRYREVIQASTKLSIPVRGYVSCVIGCPVEGAIDPSKVAYVAKQLHEMGCMEISLGDTTGIGTPGTVIPMLEAVMEVVPVEKLAVHFHDTYGQSLPNILVSLQMGISVVDSSVAGLGGCPYAKGASGNVATEDVVYMLNGLGIKTNVDMKKLLQTGEFICKYLGRSSGSKVAVASKI encoded by the exons ATGTCGAGTTTGGAGGAGCCTATTGGTTTGGACAAATTGCCAAGCTTAAGTGACATCGATTTTTCACGAAGGTTTTCATCAAAACGTTGCAGTACTAGTGGAGATGACAATGGATTGGGTTATTGCTGGATTGATGGAATGACTTGTGGATCGTCTAATAGCTACAA GGAAAGTTTGAAAGAGTACAGGCGAGAAGCTTTCACTTGGACGAACCGTACAAGAGATAATGCATACATTGATGTTGTGTGGGAAAGCAAAGGAAGGAACCTTGAAGTAAATGGAAATCGGTGTCAAACACGACACATAGCAAACCTTCAACACAGCTCGTATTGCAATGATACAAGCCCGAGAGGCATAACAAATAAGGTG TTATTTCGAAGTATGCCAGATTATGTGAAGATAGTGGAAGTTGGTCCAAGGGATGGGTTGCAGAATGAGAAAAATATCGTACCTACATCTGTTAAGATAGAATTAATTAGTCGGCTTATTTCCTGCGGGTTATCTGTTGTTGAGGCCACAAGTTTTGTTTCACCCAAATGGGTACCGCAG CTAGCAGATGCGAGGGATGTTGTCGAAGCAGTTAAGAACTTGGAAGGTGCAAGATTGCCTGTATTGACACCAAACATAAAA GGTTTTGAAGCTGCTGTTGCAGCTGGAGCAAAGGAAATAGCTGTTTTTGCTTCAGCTTCTGAGTCCTTTTCCAAAAATAACATTAATTGTACTATTGAAGAAAGTCTTGTTCGTTATCGTGAAGTGATTCAAGCTTCGACAAAGCTCTCCATTCCTGTTCGTGG GTACGTATCATGTGTGATTGGGTGCCCAGTTGAAGGCGCAATTGATCCCTCAAAAGTTGCATATGTGGCAAAACAACTTCACGAGATGGGTTGCATGGAAATATCACTTGGTGATACAACAGGGATTGGTACACCAG GAACTGTAATTCCTATGCTTGAAGCAGTCATGGAAGTTGTCCCTGTTGAAAAGTTAGCGGTTCACTTTCACGACACTTACGGACAATCTCTTCCAAACATTTTAGTATCCCTCCAA ATGGGAATTAGCGTTGTGGATTCTTCTGTAGCGGGACTAGGAGGGTGCCCATATGCTAAGGGAGCTTCGGGTAACGTTGCAACCGAAGATGTTGTTTACATGCTTAACGGGCTTGGCATCAAAACAAATGTTGATATGAAAAAGCTCTTGCAAACGGGAGAGTTCATTTGTAAATATTTGGGTCGTTCTTCAGGATCAAAGGTTGCTGTTGCCTCTAAAATATGA
- the LOC139891810 gene encoding uncharacterized protein isoform X2 → MSSLEEPIGLDKLPSLSDIDFSRRFSSKRCSTSGDDNGLGYCWIDGMTCGSSNSYKESLKEYRREAFTWTNRTRDNAYIDVVWESKGRNLEVNGNRCQTRHIANLQHSSYCNDTSPRGITNKLFRSMPDYVKIVEVGPRDGLQNEKNIVPTSVKIELISRLISCGLSVVEATSFVSPKWVPQLADARDVVEAVKNLEGARLPVLTPNIKGFEAAVAAGAKEIAVFASASESFSKNNINCTIEESLVRYREVIQASTKLSIPVRGYVSCVIGCPVEGAIDPSKVAYVAKQLHEMGCMEISLGDTTGIGTPGTVIPMLEAVMEVVPVEKLAVHFHDTYGQSLPNILVSLQMGISVVDSSVAGLGGCPYAKGASGNVATEDVVYMLNGLGIKTNVDMKKLLQTGEFICKYLGRSSGSKVAVASKI, encoded by the exons ATGTCGAGTTTGGAGGAGCCTATTGGTTTGGACAAATTGCCAAGCTTAAGTGACATCGATTTTTCACGAAGGTTTTCATCAAAACGTTGCAGTACTAGTGGAGATGACAATGGATTGGGTTATTGCTGGATTGATGGAATGACTTGTGGATCGTCTAATAGCTACAA GGAAAGTTTGAAAGAGTACAGGCGAGAAGCTTTCACTTGGACGAACCGTACAAGAGATAATGCATACATTGATGTTGTGTGGGAAAGCAAAGGAAGGAACCTTGAAGTAAATGGAAATCGGTGTCAAACACGACACATAGCAAACCTTCAACACAGCTCGTATTGCAATGATACAAGCCCGAGAGGCATAACAAATAAG TTATTTCGAAGTATGCCAGATTATGTGAAGATAGTGGAAGTTGGTCCAAGGGATGGGTTGCAGAATGAGAAAAATATCGTACCTACATCTGTTAAGATAGAATTAATTAGTCGGCTTATTTCCTGCGGGTTATCTGTTGTTGAGGCCACAAGTTTTGTTTCACCCAAATGGGTACCGCAG CTAGCAGATGCGAGGGATGTTGTCGAAGCAGTTAAGAACTTGGAAGGTGCAAGATTGCCTGTATTGACACCAAACATAAAA GGTTTTGAAGCTGCTGTTGCAGCTGGAGCAAAGGAAATAGCTGTTTTTGCTTCAGCTTCTGAGTCCTTTTCCAAAAATAACATTAATTGTACTATTGAAGAAAGTCTTGTTCGTTATCGTGAAGTGATTCAAGCTTCGACAAAGCTCTCCATTCCTGTTCGTGG GTACGTATCATGTGTGATTGGGTGCCCAGTTGAAGGCGCAATTGATCCCTCAAAAGTTGCATATGTGGCAAAACAACTTCACGAGATGGGTTGCATGGAAATATCACTTGGTGATACAACAGGGATTGGTACACCAG GAACTGTAATTCCTATGCTTGAAGCAGTCATGGAAGTTGTCCCTGTTGAAAAGTTAGCGGTTCACTTTCACGACACTTACGGACAATCTCTTCCAAACATTTTAGTATCCCTCCAA ATGGGAATTAGCGTTGTGGATTCTTCTGTAGCGGGACTAGGAGGGTGCCCATATGCTAAGGGAGCTTCGGGTAACGTTGCAACCGAAGATGTTGTTTACATGCTTAACGGGCTTGGCATCAAAACAAATGTTGATATGAAAAAGCTCTTGCAAACGGGAGAGTTCATTTGTAAATATTTGGGTCGTTCTTCAGGATCAAAGGTTGCTGTTGCCTCTAAAATATGA